The genomic region ATGAAGATGATAAACATTATTTAAAAGCCGCTTGGGTGATTGCATCAATCAGTGCCGCGTTAATGATCAGTGGGGCGATTTATTTAGCCAATGCCGAAACCAAAACACTGCAAGACACGGCAACCATTTTAACCAGTATTTTAGGCGGCGGTTTATTAGGCCTGTATTTAATTGGTTTCTTTACTAAAAAAGGGGATGCTCGTGCTGCTTGGGCTGGCCTTATCAGCACCATGGTCTTTACCGTATGGACTATCTTAAGTAAAAATCAATTATTACCGGATGCCATCAGCGTGCCGTTTGATCTTTATTACACCGGTTTTGTGGGCAACGTGATTATGTTTGTGGTGACTTATGTGGTTGCAAGCAAACTATTTAAAACAGAAAAAGACTTGAGTGGTTTAACGGTTTGGGATTTACCTAAAACCAAATAAACGCTATTTAAGCCCATAAAAAAACGGAGCATGGGCTCCGTTTTTTTATGGCTATAACTTTGATTATCTAGCGTTGAATATAAGCACAATAATTTGGCTTAGGCCCAACCTGTGGGTGTTCTCTACAGGTTTTAGGACGTTTATCATAAATAGTGCAACGCCTAGATTCACGGCCAAGATATAAGCAATCATTATTTGATAAGCGAGTGAGCGTAAAGATACTGGTTTTAAAATTAAAGTGTTCAACCACACCTTGCTTCATTAATTGTTTAGCCAGGTTTTTAGGTTGCTCGTTTTCTGCCTCAAAGTCAGTGATGAGTTCCATTCGAATTAAATCACTCAGCCTTACTTCTACCGGCAATGTACAACAGGTAGCATTACAATCATCGCACAAACCATTACGGTACTTAACCCATGTTGATAAGTTATCAACATTCACCGCTTTAATTTTTTTCACCTTAGCCAAGGCTGACTCCGTACAACATAAATATCAAACAAAGACAATATATTCAGCTTCGTCGTCAAAAACTTGCTCAGGTAAAATATCTTCTAACGGGTATTTACCGTTATCATCACACCACTCAAAGTATGCATCTTGATCCAACACTAAATCGCCATTTTCTTCTTCGATTAGGGCTTTGGATTTTTTTAATGCTTTTTGGATAACTTTCTTTTGGTTATTACTAACGCTAATTTCTTGAATGCTCATAAACTCACTTAGTCTTATAAATTCGAACTACTTATCTTCGGCTTTTTTAACTCGGATGGTATTACCTGCAACTTCTAACCCGTTCAGGTTTTTGGTGGCCGCCTTCGCTTCACCAGGGTTAGGCATTTCAACAAAGCCAAAACCTTTTGACTGACCCGTTTGAGCATCCATTACAACCGTGCAGGATTGCACCGCACCAAATGGTTCAAATAGTGACTTAACTTCATCTTGAGTAGTGGTACGAGCAAGGTTACGAATCAGTAGTTTCATAATTGGCCTAATCAATTGATGCCTAATAAAGGCTATAAAGAGCCAATAATAGCAGAAAATTAGACCCAGCCCTAGGTCGCGATTACGCGTCAGACGATGACAATACCGTTAGAATACGGGTGATCATATTACTTTCATCAATGGGCTTGGCAATATGCCCATTCATACCAGCCTCTTGGCAATTAGCGATGTCTTCGTTCATGGCATTGGCTGTCATGGCTAAAATGGGTAAATGTTCAAATTTAGGCATAGCACGGATAGCGCGTGTGGCTTGTAGGCCGTCCATAACCGGCATCTGGATGTCCATTAATACAACATCAAAATGATCACCTGCTTGTAAAGTATCTAAGGCATGCTGACCATCAAACGATGGGGTGACTTTGGCCCCATGATTTTCAAGTAGCTCGGTTGCGATCATGCGATTAATTTCAATATCCTCAACCAGCAACACATTGACCCCCTGCAGACTGTGCTCTTGATGGTTGTCTACTTGCTTTTCTTGCTCGCTATCCTTTTGACGTGTCATTAAGCTCGAGCAATCAAACAATGCATTTTGGTTACTTTTCAGTAATGGCATAGTAATAACAAATTCACAACCTTTGCCAAGATCACTATTGATTACAATACTGCCGCCCATAAGCTCAACCAATTGTTTGCTGATGGCTAGGCCTAAGCCTGTGCCACCATATTTGCGAGTGGTGGTATTATCCGCTTGTTGAAATGATTGAAACAAAGTAGCTTGCTGCTCTTTTGATATACCAATACCAGAGTCTTTAATTTTTATCATGATTTGTTGAGTATTATTGTTTATCTCTTTTGCACCAATCCAAAAAGAAACGTCACCTTGATCTGTAAATTTAATTGCATTACTGCATATATTTAATAATACCTGTTCAACCCTTAATGCATCCCCTAAAAAATATCGATTGATCTCACCGTCAATATGTAAATTAAATTCAATATTTTTATCTAACGCCTGCATATTAAATACGGCATATATTTTATGAATAAGTTCAGAAAGATCAAATTCTAAACACTCTAGTTCTAATTTACCTGATTCAATCTTTGCGTAATCTAAAGACTGATTAATTAATGACATCAAGGTATGTGTTGCCAATTTTGCTTGGTAGAGGTAGTCAGCCTGTTTATCAGTTAACGGCGTTTTCAAGCAAAGGTTAACCAAGCCTACAATTGCATTTAGAGGCGTTCTTAATTCATGATTCATGATTCATATTTGCTAAAAACATGGATTTAGCTTTATTGGCGGACTCTGCTTTATCTATTGCCTGAGTTAATTGCTTTGTTCTAATTTTAACCACTTGATTTGTATGTTCAATGGCGCCTGACATCATTAAAATAAATGCCTGTATAAGCGCAGCAATAATAAAGCCACAAATTAATATTATCCAACTAACCCAGTCTTTATCATTCGCCTTAAAATTTATACTAGGAGTAAACGTTATTTGATAACGACGACCTTGAAAATCTATGTACTTAATTTTCTCTCTAATATATCCATGTGAGTTTACTGGTCTTTCTATTAACATATCAGGCTGGGTAATATCAGTGATATCGTAAATAGATATACCTATATTATTTTTCTCAGCTTCATTTATGGCATTACCAAATAATTCACTGGCTCTAAATACACCACTTGCAAAGCCTTTAATCTCCTCATCTTTTGGGTATTTTTTCCAAATAGGTAAGTAAATAACAAACGATTTATCATTTTCTCTTTCTTGCACTAAAGTTATTGGTTTAGTTACTCTTCCTTTCCCTGTAACTTCAATTTTCTTCAATAATTCTAATCGACCAGGTAATTCTGATAGATCCAAGCCTAGTGCTGGTTTATTAAGTTCGTATGGGTAAATATATAAAAGCGGGTAGTATTTATTTTTAGTTTTTAAAACTTCCATTCTTTTATCTTTTGGCGTTTTAAATTCAAAATCTGGAAATCCCTGCATCCTTAAAGATTTAACAACATCA from Bermanella sp. WJH001 harbors:
- a CDS encoding YkgJ family cysteine cluster protein codes for the protein MKKIKAVNVDNLSTWVKYRNGLCDDCNATCCTLPVEVRLSDLIRMELITDFEAENEQPKNLAKQLMKQGVVEHFNFKTSIFTLTRLSNNDCLYLGRESRRCTIYDKRPKTCREHPQVGPKPNYCAYIQR
- a CDS encoding RNA-binding protein → MKLLIRNLARTTTQDEVKSLFEPFGAVQSCTVVMDAQTGQSKGFGFVEMPNPGEAKAATKNLNGLEVAGNTIRVKKAEDK
- a CDS encoding ATP-binding protein; translated protein: MNHELRTPLNAIVGLVNLCLKTPLTDKQADYLYQAKLATHTLMSLINQSLDYAKIESGKLELECLEFDLSELIHKIYAVFNMQALDKNIEFNLHIDGEINRYFLGDALRVEQVLLNICSNAIKFTDQGDVSFWIGAKEINNNTQQIMIKIKDSGIGISKEQQATLFQSFQQADNTTTRKYGGTGLGLAISKQLVELMGGSIVINSDLGKGCEFVITMPLLKSNQNALFDCSSLMTRQKDSEQEKQVDNHQEHSLQGVNVLLVEDIEINRMIATELLENHGAKVTPSFDGQHALDTLQAGDHFDVVLMDIQMPVMDGLQATRAIRAMPKFEHLPILAMTANAMNEDIANCQEAGMNGHIAKPIDESNMITRILTVLSSSDA